The proteins below come from a single Bubalus kerabau isolate K-KA32 ecotype Philippines breed swamp buffalo chromosome 19, PCC_UOA_SB_1v2, whole genome shotgun sequence genomic window:
- the TRAPPC6B gene encoding trafficking protein particle complex subunit 6B isoform X2 gives MPRVSSRSVDKLVHLQENGRCITKLENMGFRVGQGLIERFTKDTARFKDELDIMKFICKDFWTTVFKKQIDNLRTNHQGIYVLQDNKFRLLTQMSAGKQYLEHASKYLAFTCGLIRGGLSNLGIKSIVTAEVSSMPACKFQVMIQKL, from the exons ATGCCACGCGTCTCCTCCAGAAGTGTAGACAAATTGGTCCACCTTCAG gaaaatggaCGCTGTATAACTAAACTGGAAAACATGGGGTTTCGAGTGGGACAAGGATTGATAGAAAG GTTTACAAAAGATACTGCAAGGTTCAAGGATGAGTTAGATATCATGAAGTTCATTTGTAAAGATTTTTGGACTACAGTATTCAAGAAACAAATCGACAATCTAAGGACAAATCATCAG GGCATCTATGTACTTCAGGACAACAAATTTCGCCTACTTACTCAAATGTCTGCAGGAAAACAATATTTAGAACATGCATCAAAG TATTTAGCATTTACATGTGGCTTAATCAGAGGTGGCTTATCAAACTTGGGGATAAAAAGTATTGTAACAGCTGAAGTATCTTCAATGCCTGCCT gtAAATTTCAAGTGATGATACAGAAGCTGTAA
- the TRAPPC6B gene encoding trafficking protein particle complex subunit 6B isoform X1, which translates to MADEALFLLLHNEMVSGVYKSAEQGEVENGRCITKLENMGFRVGQGLIERFTKDTARFKDELDIMKFICKDFWTTVFKKQIDNLRTNHQGIYVLQDNKFRLLTQMSAGKQYLEHASKYLAFTCGLIRGGLSNLGIKSIVTAEVSSMPACKFQVMIQKL; encoded by the exons atggCGGACGAGGCGTTGTTTTTGCTTCTGCATAACGAGATGGTGTCTGGAGTGTACAAGTCCGCGGAGCAGGGGGAGGTG gaaaatggaCGCTGTATAACTAAACTGGAAAACATGGGGTTTCGAGTGGGACAAGGATTGATAGAAAG GTTTACAAAAGATACTGCAAGGTTCAAGGATGAGTTAGATATCATGAAGTTCATTTGTAAAGATTTTTGGACTACAGTATTCAAGAAACAAATCGACAATCTAAGGACAAATCATCAG GGCATCTATGTACTTCAGGACAACAAATTTCGCCTACTTACTCAAATGTCTGCAGGAAAACAATATTTAGAACATGCATCAAAG TATTTAGCATTTACATGTGGCTTAATCAGAGGTGGCTTATCAAACTTGGGGATAAAAAGTATTGTAACAGCTGAAGTATCTTCAATGCCTGCCT gtAAATTTCAAGTGATGATACAGAAGCTGTAA